The proteins below are encoded in one region of Anoplopoma fimbria isolate UVic2021 breed Golden Eagle Sablefish chromosome 19, Afim_UVic_2022, whole genome shotgun sequence:
- the LOC129108774 gene encoding T-lymphocyte surface antigen Ly-9-like produces MASFAATLGVIILSGFIDLTAANKDTCDLHALVGQSLTLPSVFKGLANSDVLRWTHNSTIILYRDKGKVTVGKSTDISATGSLLLKNLKFSSAGAYQGDVLNSTGTLVKTWTGRLCMMDKVSKPQLTYMCDPKSSAVNLNCHVANPQGLVFSWTLNEKTLTSETRQTLSISLAQLQAERSFSCSVANKASSKEKSDTVRPTCKGPPPPVCFTSKTVVALLAGGAGLILFLLIIIIGLCCCHIRIKTQMRRRDEGEMRMLSLNKREPDSISPEYETMHPNVDSTPNSSPGDCYMTVTQPEAQTENRPAQLATAAEGLRPSPVPKPRTKSPQTPNI; encoded by the coding sequence ATGGCATCTTTTGCTGCCACACTTGGTGTCATCATTCTGTCGGGATTCATCGACCTCACAGCAGCAAACAAGGACACTTGTGATCTTCATGCTTTAGTTGGACAGAGTCTTACTCTTCCGTCCGTCTTTAAGGGACTGGCAAACTCAGATGTGCTGAGATGGACTCATAATAGCACGATCATTTTATACAGAGATAAAGGCAAGGTGACTGTTGGAAAGTCGACGGACATATCTGCAACTGGATCTCTTTTGCTGAAGAACCTAAAATTCTCAAGTGCAGGGGCTTACCAGGGAGATGTGCTGAATTCCACCGGTACGCTGGTTAAAACATGGACTGGTCGTCTCTGTATGATGGACAAGGTATCAAAACCTCAACTCACCTACATGTGTGACCCAAAGTCTAGTGCTGTTAATCTAAATTGCCACGTTGCTAATCCTCAGGGTTTGGTGTTCTCATGGACACTCAATGAAAAGACCTTAACCAGCGAAACAAGACAAACACTGAGCATTTCACTGGCACAGCTGCAAGCGGAGAGGAGCTTTTCATGTAGTGTGGCAAACAAAGCAAGCAGCAAGGAGAAGAGTGACACTGTCCGTCCAACATGTAAAGGTCCACCACCACCAGTCTGTTTCACATCCAAAACTGTTGTAGCACTGCTAGCAGGAGGAGCAGGTCTGATTCTGTTCTTGCTCATCATAATCATCGGGTTATGTTGCTGCCACATACGCATCAAAACCCAAATGCGACGCAGGGATGAAGGGGAGATGAGGATGCTTTCTCTAAACAAACGAGAGCCTGACTCCATCAGCCCAGAGTATGAGACTATGCACCCGAATGTGGACTCTACACCCAATTCTTCCCCTGGAGACTGTTACATGACTGTTACTCAGCCTGAAGCTCAGACGGAAAACAGGCCTGCACAGCTAGCCACAGCTGCTGAAGGACTACGACCTTCACCTGTGCCGAAGCCGAGGACGAAGAGCCCACAGACACCAAACATCTGA